In Pelecanus crispus isolate bPelCri1 chromosome Z, bPelCri1.pri, whole genome shotgun sequence, the following are encoded in one genomic region:
- the LOC104023988 gene encoding riboflavin kinase, producing the protein MRHLPYFCRGAVVKGFGRGSKELGIPTANFCEQVVESFPSDISTGIYYGWACVGNGDVHKMVLSIGWNPFYKNIKKSVETHILHTFKDDFYGEILSIIITGYIRSEKSFSSLEALISAIREDIEEAKRRLDLPEHLKLKEDNFFHLPEGKTVNH; encoded by the exons atGAGGCACCTGCCCTACTTCTGCCGCGGGGCGGTGGTGAAGGGCTTCGGCAGAGGCTCCAAGGAGCTGGGCATCCCCACCG CTAACTTTTGTGAGCAAGTAGTTGAAAGCTTTCCATCTGATATCTCTACTGGTATATACTATGGATGGGCCTGTGTTGGAAATGGAGATGTGCATAAAATGGTTTTGAGCATAGGATGGAATCCTTTCTATAAGAATATTAAGAAATCAGTG GAAACGCACATTCTCCACACTTTCAAAGACGACTTTTATGGAGAAATTCTTAGTATAATCATTACTGGATATATTCGATCAGAAAAAAGCTTCAGTTCTTTAG AGGCACTCATTTCAGCAATTCGGGAAGACATTGAAGAGGCAAAAAGACGGCTAGATTTACCAGAACATCTTAAACTCAAAGAAGACAACTTCTTTCATCTGCCAGAAGGCAAAACAGTAAACCACTAA